In a single window of the Ignavibacteria bacterium genome:
- a CDS encoding pentapeptide repeat-containing protein, which translates to MDKNYITDKNFEAADFTRKVFHQGIYETCRFINCNFSGCTLTGSVFSECEFSGCDLSLAVLNDTAFRDSVFINCKLLGLRFDSCNEFGLSFSFDNCIINDSSFLGIKIPKTIFKDCRIHNADFTECGLNSAVFKNCDLKGSVFYRTDLKGADLSSSFNYSIDPETSNIKKAKFSIPAVTGLLDKYDIKITF; encoded by the coding sequence ATGGATAAAAATTATATAACTGATAAAAATTTTGAAGCGGCTGATTTTACCCGTAAAGTATTCCATCAGGGTATATATGAAACATGCAGGTTTATAAACTGTAATTTTTCCGGCTGCACACTTACCGGCTCTGTGTTTTCGGAGTGTGAATTTTCAGGCTGCGATCTAAGCCTAGCTGTACTGAACGATACAGCCTTCAGGGATTCTGTTTTTATAAACTGTAAATTGCTGGGGCTAAGATTTGATAGCTGCAATGAATTCGGCTTATCCTTTTCTTTTGATAACTGCATCATTAATGACTCTTCATTTTTAGGCATCAAAATTCCTAAAACTATTTTTAAAGATTGCAGGATCCATAATGCTGATTTTACCGAATGCGGACTGAATTCCGCTGTATTTAAAAATTGTGACCTTAAAGGCTCGGTGTTTTACAGAACTGACCTCAAAGGAGCTGATCTTTCATCTTCATTTAATTATTCAATCGATCCCGAAACAAGCAATATTAAAAAAGCAAAATTCTCAATTCCCGCAGTAACCGGGCTGCTTGATAAGTACGATATTAAGATAACATTTTAA